A genomic stretch from Patagioenas fasciata isolate bPatFas1 chromosome 8, bPatFas1.hap1, whole genome shotgun sequence includes:
- the C8H10orf53 gene encoding UPF0728 protein C10orf53 homolog, with product MPRAALVTVRHVPARSRGLPRNGASRLQGLRAVLQADGHQLVMEEIPDWNSVELVVNGETVFRCNINDLDFGGDGKLDPLCEEARKAVLNAY from the exons ATGCCGCGGGCCGCGCTGGTGACCGTGCGGCACGTGCCAGCCCGCAGCCGCGGGCTGCCGCGGAACGGCGCCTCCCGCCTGCAGGGCCTGCGAG CTGTCCTTCAGGCAGATGGACATCAGCTCGTTATGGAAGAGATACCAGACTGGAACTCTGTGGAGCTGGTGGTCAACGGGGAGACTGTGTTTCGCTGCAACATCAATGACCTGGATTTTG GAGGTGATGGCAAGCTGGATCCACTTTGTGAAGAAGCCAGAAAAGCAGTGTTAAATGCTTACTGA